One genomic window of Legionella jordanis includes the following:
- a CDS encoding DUF5630 domain-containing protein, producing the protein MFNNHPPPSLTEFKRLNAAESLLLHEIKQAPAADNISRVMQLIEKGSLDIIVKLAFNDDDFRKLCKNQIFSNEWLKLWSTYGIILTNDPGNALYSQEIPHPFDLLLGIFFYHKAIEVSRYYEKDFTNLELTYLEEAIRYESIHAQKRLNFYWYEQFQFGKMEKGLIKEKFLILIAQIKKLHYYGSYAYVMLAEAFLRFADFLKNDSQSKKKCLNAALEACQYAEAEAENSDKLLFNASLGRGLGHSNSYNFESYEQIRQFISSFNRSSSAESHSSRPPRML; encoded by the coding sequence ATGTTTAATAACCATCCTCCTCCTAGTTTGACTGAGTTTAAGCGTCTTAATGCTGCCGAGTCCCTATTGCTTCATGAAATTAAACAGGCTCCTGCGGCAGATAACATTTCTAGAGTTATGCAACTGATTGAAAAGGGATCTTTGGACATTATCGTTAAATTAGCATTTAATGATGATGATTTTCGGAAGCTTTGCAAGAACCAAATTTTTTCAAATGAGTGGTTAAAACTATGGAGCACCTACGGGATAATTCTCACCAATGATCCTGGTAATGCTTTGTATTCGCAAGAAATACCGCATCCTTTTGACCTCCTGTTGGGAATATTCTTCTATCACAAGGCCATCGAAGTGAGTCGTTATTATGAAAAAGATTTCACCAATCTTGAACTAACTTACCTCGAAGAAGCCATACGATATGAATCGATTCATGCCCAGAAACGTTTGAATTTTTACTGGTATGAGCAATTTCAATTCGGCAAAATGGAAAAAGGATTGATTAAAGAGAAATTCCTAATCCTTATTGCTCAAATTAAAAAACTCCATTATTACGGCAGCTATGCTTATGTGATGTTGGCTGAAGCGTTTTTACGTTTTGCAGACTTTCTAAAAAACGATTCCCAGTCGAAAAAAAAATGCTTGAATGCTGCGCTCGAGGCTTGCCAGTATGCAGAAGCAGAAGCAGAAAACTCCGATAAGCTACTCTTTAATGCCAGCCTGGGACGAGGCTTAGGTCATAGCAATAGCTATAATTTTGAAAGTTATGAGCAAATCAGACAATTTATTTCTTCCTTTAACAGGAGTTCATCTGCTGAATCTCACAGCTCAAGACCGCCGAGAATGCTATAA
- a CDS encoding RT0821/Lpp0805 family surface protein has product MKKIAIVSLSLSMFLAGCAQVTNEGVGTVTGGVIGGLIGSQFGGGSGKVAAAAGGALLGAYLGGNIGRTMDRLDRLEMQKALETAPTGRAVVWQNPDTGYRYTVQPTRTYYSNSQPCREYITRAMIGGKSQQIYGKACRQADGSWKVAS; this is encoded by the coding sequence ATGAAAAAAATAGCAATAGTATCTCTTTCTTTATCCATGTTTCTTGCCGGTTGTGCGCAAGTGACCAATGAAGGGGTGGGTACTGTCACAGGTGGCGTTATTGGGGGACTCATTGGTAGCCAGTTTGGTGGAGGCTCTGGAAAAGTTGCTGCTGCTGCCGGTGGTGCTTTATTAGGAGCATACCTTGGTGGCAATATTGGCCGTACCATGGATCGTCTGGACAGACTTGAAATGCAAAAAGCTCTGGAAACTGCACCAACCGGAAGAGCGGTGGTTTGGCAAAATCCAGACACCGGTTACCGCTACACCGTTCAACCAACAAGAACTTATTACAGCAACAGCCAGCCTTGCCGAGAATACATCACAAGAGCAATGATTGGTGGAAAATCCCAGCAAATTTATGGGAAAGCTTGCCGTCAAGCAGATGGTTCCTGGAAAGTTGCCAGTTAA
- a CDS encoding SEC24 family transport protein — protein MSELKAQLAVENDGISLYESTTAPGQWRVKIEGQVLEDKIFNSPALAGSVTSIYPTHLEDRMPALMTDTVLPELFSGSKFQYPHIGSGLVSESSICPVQPGLTSIQAGQKKLESVFNREGELAEASKHLTLYNASSRGRYYYSDENEGSGCGLHISDPNALVNSSPTVQVALGKAFAAQFNFGKQQQAVQSATTQNKADTQNHAMGPIGTPSQTQSQTHVMWTPPNPQPATQSQTHAMGGARGASSQSESQTHAMGGARGVSSQSESQTHAIGGARGVSSQSKSQTHAMGGARGVSSPINAMESMNTSSHTPSQTHGTSRQGPSHSQPSSSNFDMSKQGPTTQSTPIRGMNREGPTQSQTSFPNPAMGPIGTASHTPSETHSKAAIGHTNQTKSHAQVTQKQSATPPQVKATGAVATQANHSDVSLKNPSSIKTKAPTNAASRQITQNMKEQLQQTKKTVSTNGKEASQGKISQLLGELEQHIKGLQSSWNPFMRSPERKISALGELKTLLQDPTNHGKQVGEVLNTWLEKNQNVINQHRLKFKAEEREEKTNTAQFIENLKNAYGTEEVKSEEQISCNMGSQ, from the coding sequence ATGAGCGAGCTCAAAGCTCAACTTGCAGTAGAAAACGATGGCATTAGCCTTTATGAAAGTACAACTGCACCTGGACAATGGCGCGTTAAAATTGAAGGGCAAGTCCTTGAAGATAAGATATTCAATTCCCCCGCCTTAGCTGGTTCAGTCACTTCGATATACCCGACTCACCTGGAAGATAGGATGCCTGCGCTTATGACAGACACAGTACTGCCAGAGTTATTTTCAGGTTCAAAGTTTCAATACCCACATATTGGTAGTGGATTAGTGTCAGAATCATCCATTTGCCCGGTTCAACCAGGCCTTACTTCGATTCAGGCAGGGCAAAAGAAATTAGAAAGCGTTTTCAACCGAGAGGGAGAGCTGGCCGAAGCCAGCAAACACCTGACTTTATACAATGCAAGTTCCCGTGGAAGGTATTATTACTCAGATGAGAACGAAGGAAGTGGTTGTGGATTACACATTTCTGACCCAAATGCCTTGGTTAATTCCAGCCCCACTGTGCAAGTTGCCTTAGGCAAAGCGTTTGCAGCGCAGTTTAATTTTGGCAAACAACAACAAGCAGTCCAGAGCGCTACCACTCAAAATAAAGCAGACACACAAAACCATGCGATGGGACCAATTGGTACTCCAAGTCAAACTCAAAGCCAGACTCATGTTATGTGGACTCCACCGAATCCTCAGCCAGCAACTCAGAGCCAGACTCATGCCATGGGAGGGGCAAGAGGCGCTTCATCCCAGTCTGAAAGCCAGACTCATGCCATGGGAGGGGCAAGAGGCGTTTCATCCCAGTCTGAAAGCCAGACTCATGCCATTGGAGGGGCAAGAGGTGTTTCATCCCAGTCTAAAAGCCAGACTCATGCCATGGGAGGGGCAAGAGGTGTTTCATCCCCGATTAATGCCATGGAATCGATGAATACTTCCAGCCATACGCCTTCGCAGACTCATGGCACAAGTAGACAAGGCCCTAGCCACAGTCAACCGTCTTCCTCGAATTTTGACATGAGCAAACAAGGCCCCACGACTCAATCAACGCCAATCCGTGGCATGAACAGAGAGGGTCCAACTCAAAGCCAAACATCCTTCCCAAATCCTGCCATGGGGCCGATTGGTACCGCAAGCCATACTCCCTCCGAAACGCATAGCAAGGCAGCAATCGGTCATACGAACCAGACAAAGTCCCATGCACAGGTTACACAAAAACAAAGTGCTACCCCACCTCAAGTAAAAGCTACAGGCGCTGTTGCAACCCAGGCTAACCATTCTGATGTTTCATTGAAGAATCCATCATCGATTAAAACAAAGGCACCCACGAATGCAGCGTCGAGGCAGATTACGCAAAATATGAAGGAACAGTTGCAGCAAACCAAAAAAACTGTTTCCACCAATGGAAAAGAGGCTTCGCAAGGTAAAATAAGTCAACTGTTGGGAGAACTTGAACAACATATTAAAGGGCTTCAATCCAGCTGGAATCCATTCATGCGCAGCCCCGAAAGGAAAATTTCAGCCTTGGGAGAGTTGAAAACGCTTCTGCAAGACCCTACAAACCATGGCAAACAAGTTGGTGAAGTGTTAAATACCTGGCTTGAGAAGAACCAGAACGTCATTAACCAACATCGATTAAAGTTTAAAGCCGAAGAAAGAGAAGAAAAAACGAATACGGCTCAATTCATTGAGAACCTAAAAAATGCCTACGGTACAGAAGAGGTCAAAAGCGAAGAGCAGATCTCTTGTAATATGGGCTCCCAATAA
- a CDS encoding DUF2147 domain-containing protein, translating to MKQWKALVAFVLAVLFIPAALAQSPAGTWTTIDDKTGKKRAVIRLNVSGGTLNGTVVKVYPQPGDTGVCSKCPGAFKNKPIQGLQIVWGLKDKGNGEWDGGQILDPKTGKVYRAKMTVQGNKLYVRGYVGMSMLGRTQVWVR from the coding sequence ATGAAACAATGGAAGGCCTTAGTTGCATTTGTGTTAGCTGTTCTGTTTATTCCCGCTGCATTAGCCCAATCTCCAGCAGGGACCTGGACAACTATTGATGATAAAACCGGCAAGAAAAGAGCGGTTATTCGTCTTAACGTCTCTGGTGGTACTTTGAATGGAACGGTTGTAAAAGTGTATCCTCAACCTGGTGATACCGGTGTTTGCTCCAAATGCCCTGGTGCTTTCAAAAATAAACCCATCCAAGGTTTACAAATTGTGTGGGGCTTAAAAGATAAAGGCAATGGTGAATGGGACGGTGGTCAAATCCTAGATCCTAAAACCGGAAAAGTCTATCGTGCCAAAATGACTGTTCAAGGCAACAAACTCTATGTTCGTGGCTATGTTGGCATGTCCATGCTCGGACGTACGCAAGTTTGGGTTCGCTAA
- the alr gene encoding alanine racemase — translation MTRPTRVQIDAKALVHNLNAVKRYAPNSKVIAMVKANAYGCGLASVIPVLEGQVDAFGVACIEEAMAIRSLGSRSDCVLFQGVFSADELQLASTHQFQCVIHQPHQLQWLLNQTLPSKIKVWVKVNTGMHRLGFPTQDIYEIIEALSHCPWVDSEIGLMTHLACADNPKEPSNERQLRLFNELSLPSVKLTKSICNSAAIMSFPDAHAEVVRPGIMLYGVSPFAETTGQDIGLMPVMRFISAISAINHYPDKARIGYGGVWQTSRPSTIGIVAVGYGDGYPRHIAANTAVWINGFKAPIVGRVSMDMLTVDLTDAPDVAVGDVVELWGPHIPVESIASSAGTIAYELLCQFSPRIRQI, via the coding sequence GTGACAAGACCGACCCGTGTGCAAATTGATGCCAAAGCACTAGTGCACAATCTAAATGCAGTGAAGCGCTATGCACCAAACAGCAAAGTCATTGCCATGGTGAAAGCCAATGCCTATGGTTGTGGCCTTGCTTCGGTCATTCCTGTTTTGGAAGGGCAAGTGGATGCTTTTGGAGTGGCTTGCATTGAAGAGGCAATGGCCATTCGCTCCCTTGGTAGCCGAAGTGATTGCGTTCTGTTTCAAGGCGTGTTTAGCGCGGATGAGCTGCAGTTGGCTTCCACACATCAATTTCAATGCGTGATTCATCAGCCGCATCAATTACAGTGGCTGTTAAACCAAACTCTTCCCAGCAAAATTAAAGTATGGGTGAAGGTGAACACAGGCATGCACCGTTTGGGTTTCCCTACTCAGGACATTTATGAAATCATTGAGGCTTTAAGCCATTGCCCATGGGTGGATTCTGAAATTGGTTTAATGACTCATCTGGCTTGTGCAGATAATCCTAAGGAACCCAGCAATGAAAGACAGCTCCGCCTCTTTAATGAGCTTAGTCTTCCTTCGGTGAAACTCACCAAAAGCATCTGTAATTCGGCAGCAATTATGTCTTTTCCTGATGCTCACGCTGAGGTAGTCCGTCCAGGCATCATGCTTTACGGCGTTTCTCCTTTTGCTGAAACAACGGGGCAAGACATCGGTCTTATGCCAGTAATGCGTTTTATTTCTGCCATTAGTGCTATCAACCATTATCCAGATAAGGCGCGAATTGGCTATGGGGGCGTCTGGCAAACCTCAAGACCTTCAACCATTGGCATTGTGGCAGTGGGTTACGGTGATGGTTATCCAAGACACATTGCCGCCAACACAGCCGTTTGGATTAATGGCTTTAAAGCCCCTATAGTCGGGCGAGTGTCCATGGATATGCTAACGGTCGATTTGACGGATGCTCCTGACGTAGCTGTAGGCGATGTTGTTGAATTGTGGGGACCACATATTCCAGTGGAATCAATTGCTTCTTCAGCAGGAACCATTGCTTACGAATTACTTTGCCAATTTTCTCCCCGCATCCGTCAGATATAA
- the dnaB gene encoding replicative DNA helicase, whose product MAAEIKVRKDTVNTLKAPPHSAEAEQAIIGGLMLDNHSWDVISLKLCEADFYRTEHRVLFRAISDLAKKDQPFDVVTLLDILKSNHQLDDAGGETYLFELANNTPSVANISAYADIVREKSVQRQLITVANEIADSAYNTLGRDVTELLDAAETKVFAIGEQTGGDGGPESIKSILVKTVEKIDMLYNNGDALTGLATGLKDFDERTSGLQPSDLIIVAGRPSMGKTSLVMNMAEHAAIQGGRPVLVFSMEMPADSLAMRMMSSLGRIDQHRLRTGKLQDDDWPRVTSAVHLLSEAPLFIDDTPALTPAEMRARARRLAKEHGQLGLIVVDYLQLMKVPGFKADNRTAEISEISRSLKSLAKELEVPVIALSQLNRSLEQRQDKRPVMSDLRESGAIEQDADLICFIYRDEVYNEDSPDKGVAELIIAKQRNGPIGKVRVAFLGQYTRFEDLAFNGYQGVDE is encoded by the coding sequence ATGGCCGCCGAAATCAAAGTTCGAAAAGACACAGTCAACACCTTAAAAGCACCGCCTCATTCCGCTGAAGCGGAACAAGCCATTATTGGCGGATTGATGCTGGATAATCATTCTTGGGATGTCATCAGTTTAAAATTATGTGAAGCCGATTTTTACCGCACCGAACACCGGGTTTTGTTTCGCGCCATCAGTGATTTGGCTAAAAAAGATCAGCCATTTGATGTAGTAACCTTATTGGATATTTTAAAATCCAACCATCAACTCGATGATGCAGGTGGCGAAACTTATCTGTTTGAATTGGCAAACAATACACCGAGTGTCGCTAACATCAGTGCTTACGCGGATATCGTTCGCGAAAAATCGGTGCAAAGACAGCTCATCACTGTGGCCAATGAAATTGCTGATTCGGCATATAACACCTTGGGGAGGGATGTAACTGAATTATTGGACGCCGCTGAAACCAAGGTATTTGCCATTGGTGAACAAACAGGAGGGGATGGCGGTCCTGAAAGCATCAAATCCATTCTGGTCAAAACGGTTGAAAAAATTGATATGCTTTATAACAATGGCGATGCCTTAACGGGTTTAGCCACAGGCTTAAAGGATTTCGACGAAAGAACTTCGGGTTTACAGCCTTCTGATTTGATCATCGTAGCGGGACGTCCTTCTATGGGAAAAACCAGCTTGGTCATGAATATGGCTGAACATGCTGCCATTCAAGGTGGAAGGCCTGTGTTGGTGTTTTCCATGGAAATGCCTGCAGATTCCCTGGCTATGAGAATGATGTCGTCCTTAGGCCGGATTGATCAACATCGACTCCGCACCGGAAAATTACAAGACGACGATTGGCCAAGGGTCACATCCGCTGTGCATTTACTGTCCGAAGCGCCCTTGTTTATTGACGATACTCCAGCTTTAACGCCGGCTGAAATGCGTGCCCGCGCCAGACGTTTGGCCAAAGAACATGGCCAATTAGGGCTTATTGTGGTGGATTATTTACAATTGATGAAAGTTCCTGGCTTTAAAGCCGATAATCGCACAGCTGAAATTTCAGAAATTTCACGAAGCCTTAAATCTTTAGCCAAAGAATTGGAAGTACCAGTGATTGCGTTGTCGCAATTGAATCGAAGCCTTGAGCAACGTCAGGATAAACGGCCGGTGATGTCCGACTTGCGCGAATCCGGTGCAATTGAGCAGGATGCCGATTTGATTTGCTTCATTTATCGGGATGAAGTCTACAACGAAGACAGTCCTGACAAAGGAGTTGCCGAATTGATCATAGCCAAGCAGAGAAATGGCCCTATCGGTAAAGTACGAGTGGCCTTTCTTGGTCAATACACACGCTTTGAAGATTTGGCTTTTAACGGCTACCAGGGAGTTGACGAATAA
- a CDS encoding DEAD/DEAH box helicase, translating into MLKDALSRMADVFLPTVLMRGQEYQQKGHVLNIRLSDGLLKARVKGHSSQIYDVHIDLKTWPKNAAHCSCPYRLDCKHAAAALFSLQVRENVSIPAPSQEKTNQSLDSWLADLREKTTSKIVKDSSYQILYFLSPVFQGYEHRISIQLAMAKRLKKGGFGKKALFNSVTDSRRRYFSPADDQIIPALMEKNNVQFWFEKLVIRNSELLEEILKTDRAYLDGREGIKLNLGESLDAALTWELNQDSKQYPKLKADGEEVLPLFLDKVWYFDEDEHRLGLLKFPYALSHLKKTLDMEPVALEKVSAVAKEMELNQPDIPLPTIFKEKQTRAIKPHTLIRFDAMELAEEPSHPSRMNQHFLFVADVLFSYDDRLINSKDPHKILWKAENHCLIEMARDLIFEKTVLGEIEQILSLRSPTVAEKLWCNYDISEERILTHVQTEDDLPRLYNQLIPALEKKGWQVEFAHPVYEEIVNADEVEWYSNIEESGHDFFSYELGILVEGKPVSIVPLVAELLGKIDRQKIEELSDQVQVKIPLPGGKTLRIGLGRLKPLIRFLLQYGTRHFKHQNDLRISRYQLLLMRETELALAAASARWQASERIGQQLKQLGHLKSLPEVEMPRGLNAVLRDYQREGLNWLQFLRKSHFGAVLADDMGLGKTVQTLAHLQVEKEQGRVNRANLIVAPTSLVLNWFEEARRFTPKLKVLVFHGASRHADEFDDYDLVVSTYGLIQRDKSRFLDYSFYYLILDESQSIKNARTKTTQIIQQIKAEHRLCLSGTPLENHLGELWSLFHFLMPGLLGDAKQFRQFFKNPIEKEGDLERRQLLAKRVQPFILRRTKNQVAQELPAKTEMTRTIELSGSQRDLYEAIRMSMERKIREAIAKQGMEKSHILLLDALLKLRQVCCDPKLLSMPEAEMAYGNSAKLKALLELLDSLLEEGRRVLIFSQFTSMLKLIEEELKGRNYEYLKLTGQTQNRQALVNRFQEGTTPIFLISLKAGGTGLNLTRADTVIHYDPWWNPAVEDQATDRSHRIGQENPVFVYKLITAGTVEEAILAMQNKKRELFEGILSDNRDAMINLSTKDIEQFFAPLPNH; encoded by the coding sequence ATGCTTAAAGATGCATTATCACGGATGGCTGATGTTTTTTTACCTACCGTCTTGATGCGTGGTCAAGAATACCAGCAGAAAGGTCATGTATTAAATATCCGTTTAAGCGATGGCCTGCTCAAAGCACGTGTGAAGGGGCATTCGAGTCAAATCTATGATGTTCACATTGATTTGAAAACTTGGCCTAAAAATGCAGCCCATTGCAGTTGCCCTTATCGATTGGATTGCAAACATGCTGCCGCTGCGCTTTTTTCCTTGCAAGTTAGGGAAAATGTCAGCATTCCAGCCCCTTCACAGGAAAAAACCAATCAGTCGCTGGATTCATGGCTCGCTGATTTACGCGAGAAGACCACAAGTAAAATCGTAAAGGACAGCTCCTATCAAATCCTTTATTTCCTAAGTCCAGTGTTCCAAGGTTATGAGCACCGAATTTCGATTCAATTAGCCATGGCGAAGCGGCTAAAGAAAGGAGGCTTTGGTAAAAAAGCTCTTTTTAACAGCGTCACTGACAGTCGAAGGCGATATTTTTCACCGGCTGATGATCAAATCATTCCTGCATTGATGGAAAAGAACAACGTTCAATTCTGGTTTGAGAAACTGGTCATCCGTAACAGCGAATTGTTGGAAGAAATTCTTAAAACCGATAGAGCCTATCTGGATGGTAGGGAGGGAATCAAACTGAATTTAGGCGAGTCTTTGGACGCAGCTTTAACCTGGGAATTAAACCAGGACAGCAAACAATATCCAAAACTTAAGGCAGATGGGGAAGAGGTTCTGCCTTTATTTCTAGACAAAGTATGGTATTTCGATGAAGACGAACATCGTTTGGGTTTATTAAAATTTCCATATGCACTAAGCCATCTCAAGAAAACCTTGGATATGGAGCCTGTGGCTTTGGAGAAGGTTTCCGCTGTTGCAAAGGAGATGGAATTGAATCAGCCCGATATTCCCCTCCCTACTATTTTTAAGGAAAAACAAACTCGGGCCATCAAGCCACATACACTGATTCGTTTTGATGCCATGGAATTGGCGGAAGAACCGTCGCATCCTTCCAGGATGAATCAGCATTTTTTATTTGTTGCTGATGTTTTGTTTTCTTATGATGATCGTTTAATAAACAGTAAAGATCCTCATAAAATTTTATGGAAAGCAGAAAACCATTGTTTGATTGAAATGGCTCGTGATTTGATTTTTGAGAAAACGGTCCTTGGTGAAATTGAGCAGATTTTATCCCTTCGAAGTCCCACGGTTGCGGAGAAATTGTGGTGCAATTATGACATCAGCGAAGAAAGAATTCTTACTCATGTTCAGACGGAGGATGATTTGCCAAGGCTTTATAATCAGTTGATTCCTGCCTTGGAGAAAAAGGGTTGGCAAGTTGAATTTGCACATCCTGTCTATGAAGAGATTGTCAATGCCGATGAAGTGGAATGGTATTCCAATATTGAGGAAAGCGGCCATGACTTTTTCTCGTATGAATTAGGAATTCTTGTTGAAGGTAAGCCAGTTAGTATTGTGCCTTTAGTGGCGGAGCTACTCGGTAAAATCGATCGCCAAAAAATTGAAGAGTTGTCGGACCAGGTCCAAGTAAAAATTCCTCTTCCTGGTGGTAAAACATTGCGAATAGGATTAGGCCGCTTAAAGCCCCTCATTCGATTTTTATTGCAGTACGGCACACGTCATTTTAAACATCAAAACGACTTACGCATTTCCCGCTATCAACTGCTGTTGATGCGTGAAACCGAGTTGGCCTTAGCCGCTGCTTCTGCACGCTGGCAGGCTTCAGAGCGAATTGGACAACAACTTAAGCAGCTCGGCCATTTAAAAAGTTTGCCCGAAGTGGAAATGCCCCGTGGATTGAATGCGGTGCTTAGGGATTATCAGCGAGAGGGTCTTAATTGGCTGCAATTTCTAAGGAAAAGTCACTTTGGCGCTGTTCTTGCTGATGACATGGGCCTTGGCAAAACGGTGCAAACCCTGGCACACCTGCAAGTCGAAAAAGAGCAAGGACGTGTCAACCGGGCCAATCTTATTGTGGCACCCACAAGCCTCGTTTTAAATTGGTTTGAAGAAGCCAGGCGCTTTACCCCCAAACTAAAGGTGTTGGTTTTTCATGGCGCAAGCAGGCACGCTGACGAATTCGATGATTATGATCTGGTCGTTTCTACTTATGGCTTAATTCAGCGAGACAAGTCTCGGTTTTTAGATTATTCCTTTTACTATCTAATTTTGGATGAGTCGCAGTCCATTAAAAATGCAAGAACCAAAACCACACAAATTATCCAGCAAATTAAGGCTGAGCATCGCTTGTGCCTATCGGGAACGCCACTTGAGAATCATCTCGGTGAACTTTGGTCCCTTTTTCATTTCTTAATGCCAGGTTTATTGGGTGATGCCAAACAATTTCGCCAATTTTTCAAAAATCCTATTGAAAAGGAAGGCGACCTGGAAAGAAGGCAGCTTTTGGCCAAGCGTGTTCAACCGTTTATTCTTAGACGCACTAAAAACCAAGTTGCGCAGGAATTACCGGCCAAAACTGAAATGACGCGTACCATTGAACTGTCCGGATCACAAAGGGACCTTTATGAAGCCATTCGCATGAGCATGGAAAGAAAAATTCGCGAAGCCATTGCCAAACAAGGAATGGAAAAAAGCCATATCCTCCTTTTGGATGCACTGTTGAAATTAAGGCAAGTCTGTTGTGATCCCAAATTGCTATCAATGCCCGAAGCCGAAATGGCTTATGGGAATTCCGCAAAACTAAAAGCTTTACTCGAGTTACTGGACAGTTTGCTGGAAGAGGGAAGACGCGTTCTTATTTTTTCCCAATTTACTTCCATGCTGAAATTGATAGAGGAAGAGCTTAAAGGTCGAAACTACGAATATCTTAAATTAACAGGACAAACCCAAAACAGGCAGGCTTTGGTCAATCGCTTCCAAGAAGGAACTACGCCTATATTTTTAATCAGTTTGAAAGCGGGTGGAACTGGTTTAAATCTAACGCGTGCCGACACAGTCATTCATTATGATCCCTGGTGGAATCCTGCTGTTGAAGATCAGGCAACAGACAGAAGTCATCGGATTGGTCAGGAAAACCCTGTCTTCGTCTATAAATTAATAACCGCAGGCACAGTGGAAGAAGCCATTCTCGCTATGCAAAATAAAAAGAGGGAGTTATTTGAAGGAATATTGTCGGACAACCGGGATGCAATGATTAATTTAAGCACGAAAGACATTGAGCAATTTTTTGCTCCTTTGCCTAATCACTAA
- a CDS encoding NAD+ synthase, translated as MTNPLRVLLAQINPIVGAIELNAEKIVTIIEEHQLKHDVILLPELILTGYPPEDLLLRDDFYQRVEAALDLIRQSTSQCHVIVGHPHRENKQRFNAASIFYDGKRLALYHKQHLPNYGVFDEKRYFNHGQAQPCVFSIKGYQLGVCICEDIWWRGPVEQLLDANVDAFFCLNASPFDYEKQTLREDLLTRQAKKGIAIFYVNQVGGQDELVFDGQSMAYDEKGQLCARLPAFEEKLQTVILEGKRISGTVEPLLNREELIYKALLCGTRDYVNKNGFPGVLLGLSGGIDSALTLAIAADALGAERVHAVLMPSRYTASMSLEDAKNQAEALNVEHSVLPIEAIFESFLNTLAPSFVNYSPDTTEENLQARIRGMLLMALSNKTGKMVLTTSNKSETAVGYATLYGDMAGGFAVLKDVLKTQVYALAAYRNALSAIIPERVLTRAPSAELAENQTDQDSLPPYSVLDAIIKAYMENDASAEQIIQAGYAAPDVYKVIALIKRNEYKRRQAAPGIKVSPRAFGRDWRLPLTSGFKEQV; from the coding sequence ATGACAAATCCATTACGTGTACTTTTAGCGCAAATAAACCCCATTGTTGGGGCCATTGAACTGAATGCTGAAAAGATTGTTACCATTATTGAAGAACATCAACTGAAGCATGATGTGATTCTTTTGCCTGAACTGATCTTAACAGGATACCCGCCGGAAGATTTGTTACTGCGTGATGATTTTTATCAACGTGTTGAAGCTGCTTTGGACCTCATTCGCCAATCCACTAGTCAGTGCCACGTCATTGTGGGACATCCTCATCGCGAGAACAAACAGCGCTTTAACGCAGCCAGCATTTTTTACGACGGCAAACGTTTGGCCCTATATCATAAACAGCATTTACCCAATTACGGAGTTTTTGATGAGAAGCGATACTTCAACCATGGCCAAGCGCAACCCTGTGTTTTCTCGATAAAAGGTTATCAATTAGGCGTTTGCATTTGCGAAGACATCTGGTGGCGTGGTCCAGTTGAACAATTGCTGGATGCCAACGTCGATGCCTTTTTTTGCTTGAATGCCTCTCCTTTTGATTATGAGAAACAAACACTCCGTGAAGACTTATTGACTCGGCAGGCAAAAAAAGGAATAGCCATTTTCTACGTCAATCAAGTGGGTGGACAAGATGAATTGGTTTTTGATGGCCAGTCCATGGCTTATGATGAGAAGGGGCAACTTTGCGCCCGTTTGCCTGCGTTTGAAGAGAAATTGCAAACCGTCATTTTGGAGGGGAAGCGCATTTCCGGTACTGTGGAGCCTTTGCTCAATCGCGAGGAATTAATTTACAAAGCCCTGCTGTGTGGAACCAGAGATTACGTCAATAAAAATGGTTTCCCAGGCGTATTGCTGGGTTTATCGGGAGGAATTGATTCGGCGCTCACTTTAGCCATTGCTGCGGATGCTTTGGGAGCGGAGCGTGTCCATGCCGTTCTAATGCCTTCCCGTTATACGGCCAGCATGAGCCTTGAAGATGCTAAAAACCAAGCAGAGGCTTTAAATGTAGAACACAGCGTCCTTCCGATTGAGGCCATATTTGAAAGTTTTCTAAACACCCTGGCTCCTTCTTTTGTCAATTACTCACCCGATACCACCGAAGAAAACCTTCAGGCAAGGATTAGGGGCATGTTGTTAATGGCGCTTTCCAATAAAACCGGCAAAATGGTGCTGACCACCAGCAACAAGAGCGAGACGGCCGTTGGATATGCCACTTTGTATGGCGACATGGCGGGCGGCTTTGCAGTCCTGAAAGACGTATTAAAAACGCAAGTCTATGCTTTGGCAGCCTATCGCAATGCATTATCCGCAATCATCCCTGAGCGTGTGCTGACGCGTGCCCCCTCTGCTGAACTGGCTGAAAATCAAACCGACCAGGATTCTTTACCGCCCTATTCAGTACTGGACGCCATCATCAAAGCTTACATGGAAAACGATGCATCTGCCGAGCAAATCATTCAGGCCGGTTATGCAGCGCCTGATGTTTATAAGGTTATTGCGTTAATCAAACGCAATGAATATAAACGAAGGCAAGCAGCACCAGGGATTAAAGTGTCCCCACGAGCGTTTGGGCGGGATTGGCGACTCCCTTTAACCTCAGGTTTTAAGGAACAAGTTTAG